One genomic window of Streptomonospora nanhaiensis includes the following:
- a CDS encoding NAD+ synthase, with protein sequence MAQLRIAMAQVNPTVGDLDGNGRIVLDHARRAAEAGAHLAVFPELVVTGYPVEDLALRNSFVSASIKATHALAAALAEEGLGELPVAVGFLSRRTGVGERFGQPAGSPQNAFALLYRGRVEVTSAKHHLPNYGVFDEFRNFVPGETLPVVRLHGVDLAFAVCEDLWQGGGPVAAARAARVGALITINASPYERDKDNVRLELCQRRAREIGATVGYVNMCGGQDELIFDGDSLIVDAEGELVARAPKFEENLFVTDLALPEAGAVEGPEGPVDGVTVVRHTLSTDPVPAYAPQPPVLTPRPDPASDVGEVYRALVVGVRDYAVKNGFASAIIALSGGIDSALTATIAVDALGGDRVYGLLLPSKYSSDHSVADAEELAKRQGIRARTVEIAPVVAAFEAAVHLDGLAAENLQARVRGTLLMGLSNQEGHLVLATGNKSELAAGYSTLYGDSVGGYAPIKDCWKTLVWELARWRNAEAERAGEVPPIPENSISKPPSAELRPGQLDTDSLPDYTVLDALLDAYIGTDKGLRELTIAGYEPELVQRVIRMVDRAEYKRRQYPPGPKISSRNLSRDRRLPITNRWTPQG encoded by the coding sequence GTGGCCCAGCTCAGAATCGCGATGGCGCAAGTGAACCCGACCGTCGGCGACCTCGACGGCAACGGCCGGATCGTCCTCGACCACGCCCGGCGCGCGGCCGAGGCGGGCGCGCACCTGGCGGTGTTCCCCGAACTCGTCGTCACCGGCTACCCGGTCGAGGACCTCGCGCTGCGCAACTCCTTCGTCTCCGCCTCCATCAAGGCCACCCACGCGCTGGCCGCCGCCCTGGCCGAGGAGGGCCTGGGCGAGCTGCCGGTGGCGGTGGGCTTCCTCAGCCGCCGCACCGGCGTGGGGGAGCGGTTCGGCCAGCCGGCGGGCTCCCCGCAGAACGCGTTCGCGCTGCTGTACCGCGGCCGCGTCGAGGTCACCTCGGCAAAGCACCACCTGCCCAACTACGGCGTCTTCGACGAGTTCCGCAACTTCGTGCCCGGCGAGACCCTGCCGGTGGTGCGGCTGCACGGCGTCGACCTCGCCTTCGCGGTGTGCGAGGACCTGTGGCAGGGCGGCGGCCCCGTGGCGGCCGCCCGCGCGGCCCGCGTCGGCGCGCTGATCACCATCAACGCCTCGCCGTATGAGCGCGACAAGGACAACGTCCGGCTGGAGCTGTGCCAGCGCCGCGCCCGCGAGATCGGCGCCACCGTGGGCTACGTCAACATGTGCGGCGGCCAGGACGAGCTGATCTTCGACGGCGACTCCCTCATCGTGGACGCCGAGGGCGAACTGGTGGCCCGCGCGCCCAAGTTCGAGGAGAACCTGTTCGTCACCGACCTCGCCCTGCCCGAGGCCGGCGCGGTCGAGGGCCCCGAGGGCCCGGTCGACGGCGTCACCGTGGTCCGCCACACCCTGTCGACCGACCCCGTCCCGGCCTACGCGCCGCAGCCGCCGGTCCTCACCCCGCGCCCCGACCCCGCCTCCGACGTCGGCGAGGTCTACCGCGCGCTCGTGGTGGGCGTGCGCGACTACGCCGTCAAGAACGGGTTCGCCTCGGCCATCATCGCGCTGTCGGGCGGGATCGACTCCGCGCTCACCGCCACCATCGCCGTGGACGCCCTGGGCGGCGACCGGGTCTACGGCCTGCTGCTGCCCAGCAAGTACTCCAGCGACCACTCCGTCGCCGACGCCGAGGAACTGGCCAAGCGCCAGGGCATCCGCGCGCGCACCGTCGAGATCGCCCCCGTGGTGGCGGCGTTCGAGGCGGCGGTGCACCTGGACGGCCTGGCCGCCGAGAACCTCCAGGCGCGGGTGCGCGGCACCCTGCTGATGGGCCTGTCCAACCAGGAGGGCCACCTGGTGCTGGCCACCGGCAACAAGAGCGAGCTGGCGGCGGGCTACTCCACCCTCTACGGCGACTCGGTCGGCGGCTACGCCCCCATCAAGGACTGCTGGAAGACCCTGGTGTGGGAGCTGGCGCGCTGGCGCAACGCCGAGGCCGAGCGGGCCGGGGAGGTACCGCCGATCCCCGAGAACTCCATCAGCAAGCCGCCCAGCGCCGAGCTGCGGCCCGGCCAGCTCGACACCGACTCCCTGCCCGACTACACGGTGCTGGACGCCCTCCTGGACGCCTACATCGGCACCGACAAGGGCCTGCGCGAGCTCACCATCGCCGGGTACGAGCCCGAGCTGGTGCAGCGGGTGATCCGCATGGTCGACCGCGCCGAGTACAAGCGCCGCCAGTACCCGCCCGGCCCCAAGATCAGCTCCCGCAACCTCAGCCGCGACCGCCGGCTGCCCATCACCAACCGCTGGACCCCGCAGGGCTAG
- a CDS encoding response regulator has translation MRGQPPAPEAASPARSGTQAPPIKVLVVDDHAFFRRGLVSVLEEEPDIDVVGESGDADHAVRTAADLVPDVVLMDVWMPGRSGIEACTAIKDTVPSAKIVMLTMSDEEDDLFEALKAGATGYLLKEISVDELPGAVRAIASGQSFITPSMATKLISEFTALAKKDGARSRRAPVPHLTERETEVLVRVARCLNNKEIADELFISEHTVKNHVRNILEKLQLHSRTEAAVYAVREKFLDDA, from the coding sequence GTGAGAGGGCAGCCCCCCGCCCCGGAAGCAGCGTCACCCGCCCGCAGCGGCACCCAGGCCCCGCCCATCAAGGTCCTCGTCGTCGACGACCACGCGTTCTTCCGGCGCGGCCTGGTCTCGGTGCTCGAGGAGGAGCCCGACATCGACGTCGTCGGGGAGTCCGGCGACGCCGACCACGCCGTGCGCACCGCCGCCGACCTCGTGCCCGACGTCGTGCTGATGGACGTCTGGATGCCCGGCCGCAGCGGCATCGAGGCCTGCACCGCCATCAAGGACACCGTCCCCAGCGCCAAGATCGTCATGCTCACCATGAGCGACGAGGAGGACGACCTCTTCGAGGCGCTCAAGGCGGGTGCCACCGGCTACCTGCTCAAGGAGATCTCCGTCGACGAGCTGCCCGGCGCGGTGCGCGCCATCGCCAGCGGCCAGTCGTTCATCACGCCCTCCATGGCCACCAAGCTCATCAGCGAGTTCACCGCGCTGGCCAAGAAGGACGGCGCGCGCAGCCGCCGCGCCCCCGTGCCCCACCTCACCGAGCGCGAGACCGAGGTCCTGGTGCGCGTGGCGCGCTGCCTGAACAACAAGGAGATCGCCGACGAGCTGTTCATCTCCGAGCACACGGTGAAGAACCACGTCCGCAACATCCTGGAGAAGCTCCAGCTGCACTCGCGCACCGAGGCGGCGGTCTACGCCGTGCGCGAGAAGTTCCTCGACGACGCCTGA
- the glnA gene encoding type I glutamate--ammonia ligase has product MNRQQEFVLRTLEERDIRFVRLWFTDVLGYLKSVAVAPAELEAAFAEGIGFDGSAIEGFARVYEADMLAQPDPATFQVLPWRNEPHGTARMYCDILMPDGSPSYADPRHVLKRQLGKASDLGFTFYTHPEIEFYLLKKKPEHGELPEPNDSGGYFDHTPHNSAHDFRRNAINMLEAMGISVEFSHHEGGPGQQEIDLRYADALTTADNIMTFRLVMKEVALEQGVYATFMPKPFTEYPGSGMHTHMSLFEGERNAFYEPGAEYQMSKVGRQFIAGLLRHAAEITAVCNQWVNSYKRLWDNAAASAGAGGEAPAYVCWGHNNRSALVRVPMYKPTKSNSSRIEFRSVDTACNPYLAYAVILAAGLKGIEEGYELPPGAEDDVWALTDAERRALGIAPLPQSLDEAIRAMEGSELVAETLGEHVFDFFLRNKKGEWESYRRQVTPYELQRYLPTL; this is encoded by the coding sequence GTGAACCGACAGCAGGAGTTCGTGCTCCGCACTCTGGAGGAGCGCGACATCCGGTTCGTCCGACTGTGGTTCACCGATGTACTCGGGTACCTCAAGTCGGTGGCCGTGGCCCCCGCCGAACTGGAGGCCGCGTTCGCCGAGGGCATCGGGTTCGACGGCTCGGCGATCGAGGGGTTCGCCCGGGTCTACGAGGCCGACATGCTGGCCCAGCCCGACCCCGCCACCTTCCAGGTGCTGCCGTGGCGCAACGAGCCGCACGGCACCGCCCGGATGTACTGCGACATCCTGATGCCCGACGGCAGCCCCAGCTACGCCGACCCCCGCCACGTGCTCAAGCGCCAGCTCGGCAAGGCGTCCGACCTCGGGTTCACCTTCTACACCCACCCCGAGATCGAGTTCTACCTGCTGAAGAAGAAGCCCGAGCACGGCGAACTGCCCGAGCCCAACGACTCCGGCGGGTACTTCGACCACACTCCGCACAACAGCGCCCACGACTTCCGCCGCAACGCGATCAACATGCTGGAGGCCATGGGCATCTCGGTGGAGTTCAGCCACCACGAGGGCGGCCCCGGCCAGCAGGAGATCGACCTGCGCTACGCCGACGCGCTCACCACCGCCGACAACATCATGACGTTCCGCCTGGTCATGAAGGAGGTGGCGCTGGAGCAGGGCGTCTACGCCACCTTCATGCCCAAGCCGTTCACCGAGTACCCCGGCTCGGGCATGCACACCCACATGTCGCTGTTCGAGGGCGAGCGCAACGCGTTCTACGAGCCCGGCGCCGAGTACCAGATGTCCAAGGTGGGCCGGCAGTTCATCGCCGGGCTGCTGCGCCACGCCGCCGAGATCACGGCGGTCTGCAACCAGTGGGTGAACTCCTACAAGCGGCTGTGGGACAACGCCGCGGCCTCGGCCGGCGCCGGCGGCGAGGCCCCCGCCTACGTCTGCTGGGGGCACAACAACCGCTCGGCCCTGGTCCGGGTGCCGATGTACAAGCCCACCAAGAGCAACTCCAGCCGGATCGAGTTCCGCTCGGTCGACACCGCCTGCAACCCCTACCTCGCCTACGCGGTGATCCTGGCCGCCGGGCTGAAGGGGATCGAGGAGGGCTACGAGCTGCCGCCGGGCGCCGAGGACGACGTGTGGGCGCTCACCGACGCCGAGCGCCGCGCGCTGGGCATCGCGCCGCTGCCGCAGAGCCTGGACGAGGCCATCCGCGCCATGGAGGGCAGCGAACTGGTCGCCGAGACCCTCGGCGAGCACGTGTTCGACTTCTTCCTGCGCAACAAGAAGGGCGAGTGGGAGTCCTACCGCCGCCAGGTGACCCCCTACGAGCTGCAGCGCTACCTGCCCACGCTCTGA
- a CDS encoding helix-turn-helix transcriptional regulator — MIPTPVGSRSVFVGRRQELRLLLDHAHAARSGPAATLLFGGEAGVGKSRLLAEFADHLPDGRVLTGGCLELGVDGLPFAPFVTVLRQVLRDHGRGVFDALAPGGSQELARLLPELGTPPDDRREARGLLFEQVLRLLTAVAGAEGVTVIIEDLHWADSATRDLLVFLLRNLDTAPVQIVATYRSDDLHRGHPLRRLLLELERLPTVLRHELAPLTCQETAQVAAAVRGSELSPDEAAALFERTGGNPLFVESLAAQGQFVGGDIPDRPRELLLASLEGLDDTARHVLRVASVGAVSAAQIEHDLLAHVAEVPEDTLNTALRALIDANVLRVDGTGYTFRHALLREAVHDELLPGQHTRLHLHFAEALDALPGVVPFHRLAAEQAHHYFYGHDLPRALSAAWWAAVRAADTLAFAEELQMLERVLEYWDRVPDAVERVQGNSHVRVVARAAAAALESGDFFRARALCDSGLAEIPADAADEASLTDRAVLLRRRGQARTQIRDGDGIGDLITAMATHPPHVPGYGFVLSLLAREAMLHQQDLTLSREGAERLRAMGHETLSATALATEAIRCSNEGDDRCAEADALITLGTSLLNEGDFGEGRTVLERGLALARELGDPSLETRGMANLAHYLREHGDHEEALALLDTAMARLRDIGLMSASGPFVALNIAEARLDMGDLAGCREQVRRSLSWSPSPAHRVYLATADVRAAVAQGDIEGARRSAALIDPRTCTSGSTRIHTVQLSVAAMLDLRLGEQDLAGALELSREVLERVVLTKSPGYGWVVLDRIAEGVRRAALAGAQASAGAAGIAAMVASAAAELRRVGPVQEAFAATVAARLTAAEGSASGEDTEAAWESAVRGWERLLMPLHRAEAMALGAEAALAADRGAAVGDRLREAAKVAAECGAAPLAARARELARRAGVALEADADGEPVPAGPPAGLTPREAEVLRLLGRGYTNAQIAEELFISAKTASVHVSHILAKLELPNRAAAGARAAAMGLV, encoded by the coding sequence ATGATCCCCACTCCCGTCGGCTCGCGGTCCGTGTTCGTGGGACGCCGGCAGGAACTCCGCCTCCTCCTCGACCACGCGCACGCCGCGCGCTCGGGCCCGGCGGCGACCCTGCTGTTCGGCGGAGAGGCCGGAGTGGGCAAATCCCGGCTGCTGGCGGAGTTCGCCGACCACCTGCCCGACGGCCGGGTCCTCACCGGCGGGTGCCTGGAGCTGGGCGTGGACGGCCTGCCCTTCGCCCCCTTCGTCACCGTGCTGCGGCAGGTGCTGCGCGACCACGGCCGCGGCGTCTTCGACGCCCTGGCCCCCGGCGGCAGCCAGGAACTCGCCCGCCTGCTGCCCGAGCTGGGCACCCCGCCCGACGACCGGCGCGAGGCCCGGGGGCTGCTGTTCGAGCAGGTGCTGCGGCTGCTGACCGCCGTGGCCGGCGCCGAGGGCGTCACCGTCATCATCGAGGACCTGCACTGGGCCGACTCCGCCACGCGCGACCTGCTCGTGTTCCTGCTGCGCAACCTCGACACCGCCCCCGTGCAGATCGTGGCCACCTACCGCAGCGACGACCTCCACCGCGGCCACCCGCTGCGCCGGCTGCTGCTGGAGCTGGAACGCCTGCCCACCGTCCTGCGCCACGAACTGGCCCCCCTCACGTGCCAGGAGACCGCGCAGGTGGCCGCCGCCGTGCGGGGCAGCGAACTGTCGCCCGACGAGGCCGCCGCCCTCTTCGAGCGCACCGGCGGCAACCCGCTGTTCGTGGAGTCCCTGGCCGCCCAGGGCCAGTTCGTCGGCGGCGACATCCCCGACCGCCCGCGCGAGCTGCTGCTGGCCTCGCTGGAGGGCCTCGACGACACCGCCCGCCACGTGCTGCGCGTGGCGTCCGTGGGCGCCGTCAGCGCCGCCCAGATCGAGCACGACCTGCTCGCCCACGTGGCCGAGGTCCCCGAGGACACCCTGAACACCGCGCTGCGCGCCCTCATCGACGCCAACGTGCTGCGGGTCGACGGCACCGGCTACACCTTCCGGCACGCCCTGCTGCGCGAGGCCGTCCACGACGAACTCCTGCCCGGCCAGCACACCCGGCTCCACCTGCACTTCGCCGAGGCCCTGGACGCGCTGCCCGGCGTGGTGCCCTTCCACCGGCTCGCGGCCGAGCAGGCCCACCACTACTTCTACGGCCACGACCTGCCGCGCGCGCTCAGCGCCGCCTGGTGGGCGGCCGTGCGCGCCGCCGACACCCTCGCCTTCGCCGAGGAGCTCCAGATGCTGGAGCGCGTCCTGGAGTACTGGGACCGCGTGCCCGACGCGGTGGAGCGGGTGCAGGGCAACTCCCACGTGCGCGTGGTGGCCCGCGCCGCCGCGGCGGCCCTGGAGAGCGGCGACTTCTTCCGCGCGCGGGCGCTGTGCGACTCCGGCCTGGCCGAGATCCCCGCCGACGCCGCCGACGAGGCCAGCCTGACCGACCGCGCGGTGCTGCTGCGCCGCCGCGGCCAGGCGCGCACCCAGATCCGCGACGGCGACGGCATCGGCGACCTGATCACCGCCATGGCCACCCACCCGCCGCACGTGCCCGGCTACGGCTTCGTGCTGTCGCTGCTGGCCCGCGAGGCCATGCTGCACCAGCAGGACCTCACCCTCAGCCGCGAAGGCGCCGAGCGGCTGCGCGCCATGGGCCACGAGACCCTGTCGGCCACCGCGCTGGCGACCGAGGCCATCCGCTGCTCCAACGAGGGCGACGACCGCTGCGCCGAGGCCGACGCGCTCATCACGCTGGGCACCAGCCTGCTCAACGAGGGCGACTTCGGCGAGGGGCGGACCGTCCTGGAGCGGGGGCTGGCCCTCGCCCGCGAGCTGGGCGACCCCTCCCTGGAGACCCGCGGCATGGCCAACCTCGCCCACTACCTGCGCGAGCACGGCGACCACGAGGAGGCCCTGGCCCTGCTGGACACCGCCATGGCCCGGCTGCGCGACATCGGCCTGATGAGCGCCAGCGGCCCGTTCGTGGCCCTCAACATCGCCGAGGCGCGGCTGGACATGGGCGACCTCGCCGGCTGCCGGGAGCAGGTGCGCCGCAGCCTTTCGTGGTCGCCCTCCCCCGCGCACCGGGTCTACCTGGCAACGGCCGACGTGCGGGCGGCGGTGGCCCAGGGAGACATCGAGGGCGCCCGGCGCAGCGCGGCGCTCATCGACCCCCGCACCTGCACCTCGGGCAGCACCCGGATCCACACCGTGCAGCTCAGCGTGGCCGCGATGCTCGACCTGCGCCTGGGCGAGCAGGACCTCGCCGGGGCCCTGGAGCTGTCCCGCGAGGTGCTGGAGCGCGTGGTGCTGACCAAGTCGCCCGGCTACGGCTGGGTGGTGCTCGACCGCATCGCCGAGGGCGTGCGCCGCGCGGCGCTCGCGGGCGCCCAGGCCTCCGCCGGGGCCGCCGGGATCGCGGCGATGGTGGCGTCGGCGGCGGCCGAACTGCGGCGCGTGGGCCCGGTGCAGGAGGCGTTCGCCGCCACGGTCGCCGCGCGGCTGACCGCCGCCGAGGGCTCCGCCTCGGGCGAGGACACCGAGGCCGCGTGGGAGTCGGCGGTGCGCGGCTGGGAGCGGCTGCTCATGCCGCTGCACCGCGCCGAGGCGATGGCGCTGGGCGCCGAGGCCGCGCTGGCCGCCGACCGGGGCGCGGCCGTGGGCGACCGCCTGCGCGAGGCCGCCAAGGTCGCCGCCGAATGCGGCGCGGCGCCGCTTGCGGCCCGGGCGCGGGAGCTGGCGCGGCGCGCGGGCGTGGCGCTGGAGGCCGACGCCGACGGCGAGCCGGTGCCGGCGGGCCCGCCCGCCGGGCTCACCCCGCGCGAGGCCGAGGTGCTGCGGCTGCTGGGCCGGGGCTACACCAACGCCCAGATCGCCGAGGAGCTGTTCATCTCGGCCAAGACCGCCAGCGTGCACGTGTCGCACATCCTGGCCAAGCTGGAGCTGCCCAACCGGGCGGCGGCCGGCGCCCGCGCCGCGGCCATGGGCCTGGTCTAG
- the npdG gene encoding NADPH-dependent F420 reductase, which produces MAEQRTPHDLPDVSGLTVAVLGGTGDQGRGLARRFALAGHSVVIGSRSAERAAAAAAELGADLGVAGADNAEAARRGDIVIVAVPWDGHRALLESLRAELAGKIVVDCVNPLGFDAKGPYALPVEEGSAAQQAEAVLPDSRVVAAFHHVSAVVLLDPEVDEVDLDVLVLGDDREATDIVRALAARIGGVRGVYGGRLRNAHQVEAFTANLIAVNRRYKAHAGLRITDV; this is translated from the coding sequence ATGGCAGAGCAGAGGACTCCACACGACCTTCCCGACGTCTCGGGGCTCACCGTCGCGGTGCTGGGCGGCACCGGCGACCAGGGGCGCGGCCTGGCCCGCCGGTTCGCGCTCGCGGGCCACTCCGTGGTCATCGGCTCGCGCAGCGCCGAGCGCGCCGCCGCGGCGGCGGCGGAGCTGGGCGCCGACCTCGGCGTGGCCGGCGCCGACAACGCCGAGGCCGCCCGCCGCGGCGACATCGTGATCGTCGCGGTGCCCTGGGACGGCCACCGCGCGCTGCTGGAGAGCCTGCGCGCCGAACTCGCCGGCAAGATCGTCGTGGACTGCGTCAACCCGCTCGGGTTCGACGCCAAGGGCCCCTACGCCCTGCCGGTCGAGGAGGGCAGCGCCGCGCAGCAGGCCGAGGCCGTGCTGCCCGACAGCCGGGTGGTGGCGGCCTTCCACCACGTCTCGGCGGTGGTCCTGCTGGACCCCGAGGTCGACGAGGTCGACCTGGACGTGCTGGTGCTGGGCGACGACCGCGAGGCAACCGACATCGTGCGGGCGCTGGCCGCCCGGATCGGAGGCGTGCGCGGCGTCTACGGGGGCCGGCTGCGCAACGCCCACCAGGTCGAGGCGTTCACCGCCAACCTGATCGCGGTCAACCGCCGCTACAAGGCGCACGCCGGACTGCGCATCACCGACGTGTGA
- a CDS encoding S66 peptidase family protein yields the protein MRAAAPGARPRRLRPGDRVSVVAPCSPVREEDLRAAIALLGEWGLEAVPGEHVLARHPSLSYLAGTDTQRAADLRAAWLDPGTAAVLCARGGDGAHRLLDHLDFAELRRAPAKAFVGFSDITALHEAFAVELGVATVHGPVVALDSFVGDAEAAGHLRATLFEPETRTVLRPPGARPLVGGRARGVTIGGTLSVLSDGLATPHSRPSARGGLLLLEDVNEHVTRLDRMLTHLLRGGWLEGVAGVLLGSWSDCGPDLATVHAMLEERLAPLGVPVVAEFGFGHRPGQLTVPLGVPAVLDADTATLTLQVPALV from the coding sequence GTGAGGGCGGCGGCGCCCGGAGCGCGCCCGCGCCGGCTGCGCCCCGGCGACCGGGTGTCGGTGGTGGCCCCGTGCAGCCCGGTGCGCGAGGAGGACCTGCGGGCCGCGATCGCCCTGCTGGGGGAGTGGGGACTGGAGGCGGTGCCCGGCGAGCACGTGCTCGCCCGCCACCCCTCGCTGTCCTACCTCGCCGGCACCGACACCCAGCGCGCCGCCGACCTGCGCGCGGCGTGGCTGGACCCCGGTACCGCCGCCGTGCTGTGCGCGCGCGGCGGCGACGGCGCGCACCGGCTGCTGGACCACCTCGACTTCGCGGAGCTGCGCCGGGCCCCCGCGAAGGCGTTCGTCGGCTTCAGCGACATCACCGCGCTCCACGAGGCTTTCGCCGTGGAGTTGGGCGTGGCCACCGTGCACGGGCCCGTGGTGGCGCTGGACTCCTTCGTGGGCGACGCCGAGGCCGCCGGGCACCTGCGGGCCACCCTGTTCGAGCCGGAGACGCGGACGGTGCTGCGCCCGCCGGGCGCCCGCCCCCTCGTGGGCGGCCGGGCGCGGGGCGTCACCATCGGCGGCACCCTCAGCGTGCTCAGCGACGGCCTGGCCACCCCGCACAGCCGCCCCTCGGCGCGCGGCGGCCTGCTGCTGCTGGAGGACGTCAACGAGCACGTCACGCGCCTGGACCGGATGCTCACCCACCTGCTGCGCGGCGGGTGGCTGGAGGGGGTGGCCGGGGTGCTGCTGGGCTCGTGGTCCGACTGCGGCCCCGACCTCGCCACCGTGCACGCCATGCTGGAGGAGCGGCTGGCCCCGCTGGGGGTCCCGGTGGTGGCGGAGTTCGGGTTCGGCCACCGGCCCGGCCAGCTCACGGTTCCGCTGGGCGTGCCCGCCGTCCTCGACGCCGACACCGCCACGCTCACCCTCCAGGTCCCCGCGCTCGTCTGA
- a CDS encoding LLM class F420-dependent oxidoreductase yields MRISMPLQYAGEPKPVVDQVAELEKVGLDTVWVAEAYGYDSPTLMGYIAARTERVNIGSAILPLYTRTPALIAQTAAGLDYLSDGRAVLGLGASGPQVIEGWHGVPYTKPLARTREIIEICRKIWAREERVVHEGSVYTLPLPPEQGTGLGKPLKIINHPVRSAVPVFVAALGEKNVELTAEVADGWLPHLFIPEKADAVWGPALARGRAKRDPALGELAISAGGLLAIGEGEETRKLADLTRPMIALYVGGMGAKGRNFYNDVARRYGFEDAAERIQDLYLAGRKDEAAAAVPDEFVELTNLVGPESYVRERVAAFRAAGVTHLNVTPVGDDPVRLVEKLHSWL; encoded by the coding sequence ATGCGCATCTCCATGCCGCTGCAGTACGCCGGCGAGCCCAAACCGGTCGTCGACCAGGTCGCCGAACTGGAGAAGGTGGGCCTGGACACCGTGTGGGTGGCCGAGGCCTACGGCTACGACAGCCCCACCCTGATGGGCTACATCGCCGCCCGCACCGAGCGCGTCAACATCGGCTCGGCCATCCTGCCGCTGTACACCCGCACCCCCGCCCTCATCGCCCAGACCGCCGCCGGCCTGGACTACCTCTCCGACGGCCGCGCCGTGCTGGGGCTGGGCGCCAGCGGCCCGCAGGTCATCGAGGGCTGGCACGGCGTGCCCTACACCAAGCCGCTGGCCCGCACCCGCGAGATCATCGAGATCTGCCGCAAGATCTGGGCGCGCGAGGAGCGCGTGGTGCACGAGGGCAGCGTCTACACCCTGCCGCTGCCGCCCGAGCAGGGCACCGGGCTGGGCAAGCCGCTCAAGATCATCAACCACCCCGTGCGCAGCGCCGTCCCGGTGTTCGTGGCCGCCCTGGGCGAGAAGAACGTCGAACTGACCGCCGAGGTCGCCGACGGCTGGCTGCCGCACCTGTTCATCCCCGAGAAGGCCGACGCCGTGTGGGGCCCGGCCCTGGCCCGGGGCAGGGCCAAGCGCGACCCCGCCCTGGGCGAGCTGGCGATCTCGGCCGGCGGGCTGCTGGCCATCGGCGAGGGCGAGGAGACCCGCAAGCTCGCCGACCTCACCCGCCCGATGATCGCCCTCTACGTCGGCGGCATGGGCGCCAAGGGCAGGAACTTCTACAACGACGTCGCCCGCCGCTACGGATTCGAGGACGCCGCCGAGCGGATCCAGGACCTCTACCTGGCCGGCCGCAAGGACGAGGCCGCCGCCGCGGTGCCCGACGAGTTCGTGGAGCTGACCAACCTCGTGGGCCCGGAGTCCTACGTGCGCGAGCGCGTCGCGGCCTTCCGCGCCGCCGGGGTCACCCACCTCAACGTCACCCCCGTGGGCGACGACCCGGTCAGGCTCGTGGAGAAGCTGCACTCCTGGCTGTAG
- a CDS encoding peptidoglycan-binding domain-containing protein, which translates to MVSITARRRARPAEAAPDVSGAPGAFGAGRSAPRRLLAALLPAARALLDARGLVCEPDPARVRAMLVEVGRLDPAAPPQARRAALAAFQRAHGLPADGVADGRTVSALSRAWRRRRELRALGLPDTPAPRPRAAGRGG; encoded by the coding sequence ATGGTCTCGATCACCGCGCGCCGCCGCGCCCGCCCCGCCGAGGCGGCGCCCGACGTGTCCGGCGCGCCCGGCGCCTTCGGCGCGGGCCGGTCGGCGCCGCGCCGCCTCCTGGCGGCGCTGCTGCCCGCCGCGCGCGCCCTGCTCGACGCCCGGGGCCTGGTCTGCGAACCCGACCCCGCGCGCGTGCGGGCCATGCTCGTCGAGGTCGGCCGGCTCGACCCCGCCGCCCCGCCCCAGGCCCGCCGCGCGGCCCTGGCGGCGTTCCAGCGCGCCCACGGCCTGCCCGCCGACGGCGTGGCCGACGGCCGCACCGTCTCGGCGCTGTCCCGCGCCTGGCGGCGCCGCCGCGAGCTGCGGGCGCTGGGCCTGCCCGACACGCCCGCGCCGCGCCCGCGCGCCGCGGGCCGTGGGGGGTGA
- the panB gene encoding 3-methyl-2-oxobutanoate hydroxymethyltransferase, which produces MSSTPSAPALYGGTANRRVTVRDILSAKERGERWPMLTAYDALTARVFDEAGIPVLLVGDSAAMVVYGYDSTLPVTVEDLLPLTAAVARATRRAMVVADLPFGSYQGSPEQALAAAARFMKEGHAQAVKLEGGHRVAAHVEALVAAGVPVMGHVGLTPQSVNTLGGYRVQGRGEEAGAALLADAKELERAGAFAVVLECVPADLAAHVTAQLSIPTIGIGAGPGTDAQVLVWQDMAGLSPRTAKFVKTYADLNDTLTGAAKSFADEVVNGAFPDAAHSYS; this is translated from the coding sequence ATGAGCAGTACCCCATCCGCCCCCGCCCTCTACGGGGGAACGGCCAACCGAAGGGTCACCGTCCGCGACATCCTCTCCGCCAAGGAGCGCGGCGAGCGCTGGCCCATGCTGACCGCCTACGACGCCCTCACCGCGCGCGTCTTCGACGAGGCAGGCATCCCCGTCCTGCTGGTCGGCGACTCCGCGGCGATGGTGGTCTACGGCTACGACTCCACCCTGCCCGTCACCGTCGAGGACCTGCTCCCGCTGACCGCCGCCGTCGCGCGCGCCACCCGCCGCGCCATGGTGGTGGCCGACCTGCCGTTCGGCTCCTACCAGGGCTCGCCCGAGCAGGCGCTGGCGGCGGCCGCCCGGTTCATGAAGGAGGGCCACGCCCAGGCCGTCAAGCTCGAGGGCGGGCACCGGGTGGCCGCCCACGTCGAGGCCCTGGTCGCGGCGGGCGTCCCGGTCATGGGCCACGTCGGCCTCACCCCGCAGTCGGTCAACACCCTGGGCGGCTACCGGGTGCAGGGCCGGGGCGAGGAGGCCGGCGCGGCACTGCTGGCCGACGCCAAGGAGCTGGAGCGGGCGGGCGCCTTCGCCGTCGTGCTGGAGTGCGTGCCGGCCGACCTTGCCGCGCACGTCACCGCGCAGCTCAGCATCCCCACCATCGGGATCGGCGCCGGGCCGGGCACCGACGCCCAGGTGCTGGTCTGGCAGGACATGGCCGGGCTCAGCCCGCGGACCGCCAAGTTCGTCAAGACCTACGCCGACCTCAACGACACCCTGACCGGTGCGGCCAAGTCCTTCGCCGACGAGGTCGTCAACGGCGCCTTCCCCGACGCCGCGCACTCCTACTCCTGA